The following are from one region of the Variovorax sp. V213 genome:
- a CDS encoding IclR family transcriptional regulator C-terminal domain-containing protein, which translates to MATHTTRPDTPAPGDSYVQSFARGLQVIRSFSASAPRQTLSEVAAASGLTRAGARRILLTLQTLGYVVTDGKLFTLTPRILDLGFAYLSSMPIWNRAEPVMEALVQQVQESCSAAVLDATDIVYVMRVPTQKIMRISLGVGSRLPAYCTSLGRLLLADLDDDEVRARLEASERTALTKHTVTDVDALMAKVAQARKQQWCLVNQELEEGLISVAAPIVNRQGRMVAALNITGQANRTNAKVMQETMLPALMEAAKRISRLL; encoded by the coding sequence ATGGCAACCCACACGACACGACCCGACACGCCAGCCCCCGGCGACAGCTATGTGCAGTCGTTCGCACGCGGTCTCCAGGTGATCCGCTCTTTCAGCGCGAGCGCGCCTCGGCAGACGCTGAGCGAGGTGGCGGCCGCCAGCGGGCTCACGCGGGCCGGCGCGCGGCGCATCCTGCTCACGCTGCAGACGCTGGGCTATGTGGTGACCGACGGCAAGCTCTTCACGCTCACGCCGCGCATCCTCGACCTGGGCTTTGCCTATCTCTCGTCGATGCCGATATGGAACCGCGCCGAGCCGGTGATGGAAGCGCTGGTGCAGCAGGTGCAGGAGTCTTGTTCGGCCGCCGTGCTGGACGCGACCGACATCGTCTATGTGATGCGCGTGCCCACGCAGAAGATCATGCGCATCAGCCTGGGCGTGGGCTCGCGGCTGCCGGCGTACTGCACGTCGCTCGGCCGCCTGCTGCTGGCCGACCTGGACGACGACGAGGTGCGCGCGCGGCTCGAAGCCTCGGAACGCACGGCGCTCACGAAGCACACGGTGACCGACGTCGACGCACTGATGGCCAAGGTGGCGCAGGCGCGCAAACAGCAGTGGTGCCTGGTGAACCAGGAGCTGGAAGAAGGACTGATTTCAGTGGCCGCACCCATCGTGAACCGCCAGGGCCGCATGGTGGCCGCGCTCAACATCACCGGGCAGGCCAATCGCACCAATGCCAAGGTGATGCAGGAGACGATGCTGCCGGCGCTGATGGAGGCCGCGAAAAGAATCTCGCGGTTGCTGTAA
- a CDS encoding Bug family tripartite tricarboxylate transporter substrate binding protein, which translates to MKITKRRLLEGGAAAVAASLFAPGSWAQRTGAGAAGGDAAWPTKPVRILVGFPAGASPDLAARAIAEPLSKILRQPVTVENKPGASGNLVADQVAKANDDHTIGALINGNLTIAKLLNPKLSFDPEKDFAPVGLIGTAPLVLVVSGNATGKTAADLLLWTRNLSSNGKYGTPGVGTVGHLGMELIKSRAAITAQHKPYTGNPQVIAGLLAGEIQLALLPPGLAMPHVKSGKIKAIGVTSPERSPLANDLPTIRDADVRGADLEIWTALAAPTAMKPAAIAKLNAALVEAMGLPEVSEALLKTGWQAQPGTPDALAKRMRSDTARLGGVIIMKGIHSDT; encoded by the coding sequence TTGAAGATCACCAAACGCCGCCTGCTCGAAGGCGGCGCAGCGGCAGTTGCCGCATCGCTTTTTGCACCGGGCTCATGGGCACAGCGCACCGGCGCCGGTGCTGCCGGCGGCGACGCCGCATGGCCGACCAAGCCCGTTCGCATCCTGGTGGGCTTTCCCGCCGGGGCCTCGCCCGACCTTGCAGCCCGTGCCATCGCGGAGCCGCTGTCGAAGATCCTGCGCCAGCCGGTCACGGTCGAGAACAAGCCCGGTGCCAGCGGCAATCTGGTGGCGGACCAGGTGGCCAAGGCCAACGACGACCACACCATCGGCGCACTGATCAACGGCAACCTCACCATTGCGAAGCTGCTCAATCCCAAGCTCAGCTTCGATCCGGAAAAAGACTTTGCACCGGTCGGCCTGATCGGCACCGCGCCGCTCGTGCTGGTGGTTTCGGGCAATGCCACGGGCAAGACCGCGGCCGACCTGCTGCTGTGGACGCGCAACCTCAGCAGCAACGGCAAGTACGGCACGCCCGGCGTGGGAACCGTGGGCCACCTGGGCATGGAGCTCATCAAGAGCCGCGCCGCCATCACGGCCCAGCACAAGCCCTACACGGGCAATCCGCAGGTGATCGCCGGCCTGCTGGCGGGCGAGATCCAGTTGGCGCTGCTGCCGCCCGGCCTGGCCATGCCGCATGTGAAGTCCGGCAAGATCAAGGCCATCGGCGTGACATCGCCCGAGCGCAGTCCGCTGGCCAACGACCTGCCCACGATCCGCGACGCCGACGTGCGCGGCGCCGATCTGGAGATCTGGACCGCGCTGGCCGCCCCTACGGCCATGAAGCCGGCCGCCATTGCCAAGCTCAATGCCGCGCTGGTCGAGGCGATGGGCTTGCCCGAAGTGAGCGAGGCGCTGCTGAAGACCGGCTGGCAGGCGCAGCCGGGCACGCCCGACGCGCTGGCCAAGCGCATGCGCTCCGACACGGCGCGGCTGGGCGGCGTGATCATCATGAAGGGCATCCACTCCGACACTTAG
- a CDS encoding prepilin peptidase, translated as MALQAMTSAYLMWLLFIAVYDVRQRRVPNWLVLAGAFLAVAALTLGMAPVTHDWAAALLGAGVAFGFLLLFYALGVMGAGDVKFAGALGLWVGFSALLPVWLIGSLLASLHAALWLILRRWPVFPRFSLLLFGPWSAADGNPSPPRVRFIPYAAYLALAAAVWMVWGRQSG; from the coding sequence ATGGCGCTGCAAGCAATGACATCAGCCTATTTGATGTGGTTGCTTTTCATTGCCGTTTATGACGTCAGGCAACGCCGCGTCCCCAATTGGCTTGTGCTCGCAGGCGCCTTCTTGGCTGTTGCGGCACTGACATTGGGGATGGCGCCTGTTACGCACGACTGGGCTGCCGCCCTGCTCGGTGCAGGCGTGGCTTTTGGCTTTCTGCTGCTTTTCTACGCTCTTGGAGTCATGGGAGCCGGCGACGTGAAATTTGCTGGAGCGCTCGGACTCTGGGTCGGCTTTTCGGCGCTGCTCCCCGTCTGGCTCATCGGCAGCCTCCTCGCCAGCCTTCATGCCGCGCTTTGGCTGATTCTTCGGCGCTGGCCAGTTTTCCCCCGGTTTTCGCTCTTGCTTTTCGGGCCCTGGTCGGCGGCAGATGGCAACCCTTCACCTCCTCGGGTTCGCTTTATTCCCTATGCGGCCTATCTCGCGCTGGCCGCCGCGGTGTGGATGGTTTGGGGTCGACAGAGCGGCTAG
- a CDS encoding organic hydroperoxide resistance protein: MSRIEKVLYTGKTHTSSGGRDGEARSSDGRLDIKLSSPGSAGAGTNPEQLFAAGWSACFIGAMGKAAGKMRVTLPPDLAVDAEVDLGMAGTEYFLQARLNVSLPGLDREVAQALTEAAHQTCPYSKATRGNIDVAIHLV, translated from the coding sequence ATGTCCCGTATCGAAAAAGTTCTCTACACCGGCAAGACCCACACCTCTTCGGGAGGCCGCGACGGCGAAGCGCGCAGCTCCGACGGCCGGCTCGACATCAAGCTCTCGTCGCCCGGCAGTGCGGGCGCCGGCACCAACCCCGAGCAACTGTTTGCAGCCGGCTGGTCGGCCTGTTTCATCGGCGCGATGGGCAAGGCGGCCGGCAAGATGAGGGTCACGCTGCCGCCCGACCTGGCCGTCGATGCCGAAGTCGACCTCGGCATGGCAGGCACCGAGTATTTCTTGCAGGCGCGCCTGAACGTGAGCCTGCCGGGCCTCGACCGCGAAGTGGCGCAGGCACTGACCGAGGCGGCGCACCAGACCTGCCCATACTCCAAGGCCACCCGGGGCAACATCGACGTTGCCATCCACTTGGTGTGA
- the pcaF gene encoding 3-oxoadipyl-CoA thiolase has product MTTQAFICDAVRTPFGRYGGSLSSVRADDLGAVPLKALMERNKNVDWQAVGDVLYGCANQAGEDNRNVARMSTLLAGLPLELGGATINRLCGSGLDAVGTAARAIRAGEAGLMIAGGVESMSRAPFVMPKAESAFSRNNAVYDTTIGWRFVNKLMKAQYGVDSMPETAENVATDYKIEREAQDLMALNSQLRAVASQKSGFFDAEIVPVSVPQKKGDAIIVNKDEHPRETSMESLARLKGVVRPDGTVTAGNASGVNDGACALLLADEASAARHGLTPRARVVGMATAGVAPRVMGIGPAPATQKVLALTGLTIDQIDVIELNEAFAAQGLAVLRLLGLQDDDARVNINGGAIALGHPLGASGARLATTAVNQLHKSGGRYALCTMCIGVGQGIAVILERV; this is encoded by the coding sequence ATGACCACCCAAGCCTTCATCTGCGACGCCGTTCGCACCCCCTTCGGCCGCTACGGCGGCTCGCTCAGCAGCGTGCGCGCCGACGACCTCGGCGCAGTGCCGCTCAAGGCGCTCATGGAACGCAACAAGAATGTCGACTGGCAGGCCGTGGGCGACGTGCTCTACGGCTGCGCCAACCAGGCCGGCGAAGACAACCGCAACGTGGCGCGCATGTCGACGCTGCTGGCGGGCCTGCCGCTCGAACTGGGCGGCGCCACCATCAACCGCCTGTGCGGCTCCGGCCTCGATGCAGTGGGCACGGCCGCCCGCGCCATCCGCGCCGGTGAAGCCGGCCTCATGATCGCTGGCGGCGTCGAAAGCATGAGCCGCGCGCCCTTCGTGATGCCCAAGGCCGAGAGCGCCTTCAGCCGCAACAACGCGGTGTACGACACCACCATCGGCTGGCGCTTCGTCAACAAGCTCATGAAGGCCCAGTACGGCGTCGACTCCATGCCCGAGACGGCCGAGAACGTTGCCACCGACTACAAGATCGAGCGCGAGGCGCAAGACCTGATGGCGCTCAACTCGCAGCTGCGCGCCGTGGCCTCGCAGAAGTCCGGCTTCTTCGACGCCGAGATCGTGCCCGTGAGCGTGCCGCAGAAGAAGGGCGACGCCATCATCGTCAACAAGGACGAGCATCCGCGCGAAACCAGCATGGAGTCGCTCGCCAGGCTCAAGGGCGTGGTGCGCCCCGATGGCACCGTGACGGCGGGCAATGCCAGCGGCGTGAACGACGGCGCCTGCGCGCTGCTCTTGGCCGACGAAGCCAGCGCCGCCAGGCACGGCCTCACGCCGCGCGCCCGCGTGGTCGGCATGGCCACTGCCGGCGTGGCGCCGCGCGTGATGGGCATCGGCCCCGCGCCCGCCACTCAGAAGGTGCTGGCGCTCACCGGCCTCACCATCGACCAGATCGACGTCATCGAGCTCAACGAAGCCTTCGCGGCGCAAGGCCTGGCCGTGCTGCGCCTGCTGGGCCTCCAGGACGACGACGCGCGCGTCAACATCAACGGCGGCGCCATTGCGCTCGGCCATCCGCTGGGCGCCAGCGGTGCGCGCCTTGCAACCACCGCGGTGAACCAGCTGCACAAGAGCGGCGGCCGCTACGCGCTGTGCACCATGTGCATCGGCGTGGGCCAGGGCATTGCGGTGATCCTGGAACGGGTCTGA
- a CDS encoding response regulator, giving the protein MTPKTSDHILIVDDDREIRELLTTYLVKNGLRVVAVPTGRHMRAALEESGPFDLIILDLMLPGEDGLTLCRDLRTGKYKATPILMLTARSEEADRILGLEMGADDYLAKPFSARELLARIRAVMRRTRMLPPNMGAIESAQKLGFGEWQVDTVARHLIDDSGVMVALSGAEYRLLRVFLDHPQKVLSRDQLLSLTQGREAELFERSIDLLVSRLRQRLRDDAREPRYIKTVRSEGYVLASAVEPRD; this is encoded by the coding sequence ATGACGCCAAAGACTTCGGACCACATCCTCATCGTCGACGACGACCGGGAAATTCGCGAGTTGCTCACCACCTACCTGGTGAAGAACGGCTTGCGCGTGGTGGCAGTGCCCACGGGTCGGCACATGCGCGCCGCGCTCGAGGAGTCGGGCCCGTTCGACCTGATCATTCTCGACCTGATGCTGCCCGGCGAAGACGGGCTCACGCTCTGCCGGGACCTGCGCACCGGCAAGTACAAGGCAACGCCCATCCTCATGCTGACCGCGCGCAGCGAAGAAGCCGACCGCATCCTGGGCCTCGAGATGGGCGCCGACGACTACCTGGCCAAGCCGTTTTCCGCTCGCGAGCTGCTCGCGCGCATTCGCGCCGTGATGCGCCGCACGCGCATGCTGCCGCCGAACATGGGCGCCATCGAGTCCGCGCAGAAACTGGGATTCGGCGAATGGCAGGTCGACACGGTGGCGCGCCACCTGATCGACGACAGCGGCGTGATGGTGGCGCTGAGCGGCGCCGAGTACCGGCTGCTGCGCGTGTTCCTCGACCACCCGCAAAAGGTGCTGAGCCGCGACCAGTTGCTGAGCCTCACCCAGGGCCGCGAAGCCGAGCTCTTCGAGCGTTCCATCGACCTGCTCGTGAGCCGGCTGCGCCAGCGCCTGCGCGACGATGCGCGCGAGCCGCGCTACATCAAGACCGTGCGCAGCGAAGGCTACGTCCTCGCTTCGGCTGTCGAGCCGAGAGACTGA
- a CDS encoding 3-oxoacid CoA-transferase subunit A has translation MINKIARSVADALVGIQDGATVLIGGFGTAGIPGELIDGLVEQGARDLTVVNNNAGNGETGLAALLKAGRVRKIICSFPRQADSQVFDGLYRSGKIELELVPQGNLAERIRAAGAGIGAFFCPTGYGTQLAGNRETREIDGQQYVLEYPIHGDVALIKAERGDRWGNLVYRKAARNFGPVMATASKRTVATVHDIAELGTLDPEAIVTPGIFVHQVVRIERVATQAGGFKKAA, from the coding sequence ATGATCAACAAGATCGCGCGCTCGGTCGCCGATGCCCTTGTGGGTATCCAAGACGGCGCCACGGTTCTCATCGGCGGCTTTGGCACCGCCGGCATTCCCGGCGAACTCATCGACGGTCTCGTCGAGCAGGGCGCCAGGGACCTCACCGTGGTCAACAACAACGCCGGCAACGGCGAAACCGGCCTTGCCGCGCTGCTCAAGGCCGGGCGCGTGCGCAAGATCATCTGCAGTTTTCCTCGCCAGGCCGACAGCCAGGTGTTCGACGGGCTCTACCGCAGCGGCAAGATCGAACTCGAACTCGTGCCCCAGGGCAACCTGGCCGAGCGCATTCGCGCCGCGGGCGCGGGCATCGGCGCCTTCTTCTGCCCCACGGGCTACGGCACCCAGCTCGCGGGCAACCGCGAAACGCGCGAGATCGACGGCCAGCAGTACGTGCTGGAGTACCCCATCCACGGCGACGTGGCGCTCATCAAGGCCGAGCGCGGCGACCGCTGGGGCAACCTGGTCTACCGCAAGGCCGCACGCAACTTCGGCCCAGTGATGGCCACGGCGTCGAAGAGGACCGTTGCCACCGTGCACGACATTGCCGAACTCGGCACCCTCGACCCCGAGGCCATCGTGACTCCGGGCATCTTCGTGCACCAGGTGGTGCGCATCGAACGCGTGGCGACGCAAGCCGGCGGTTTCAAGAAGGCAGCATGA
- a CDS encoding thioredoxin family protein, with amino-acid sequence MKLSRIAIGAAIAASVGALTFAATPFGGDAPAGVARAAPEFQSIDTWLNSPPLQLEALRGQVVLVDFWTYTCINCLNHLPHVKEWHEKYKDKGLTVVGVHTPEFAFEKSTRNVKDAIQRLQIRHAVAQDNSYGTWKAFNNQYWPAVYLIDKAGRIAYSHFGEGSYAATEKKIQALLAQPYPPANAAATAPSGNPK; translated from the coding sequence ATGAAGCTCTCCCGCATTGCCATCGGCGCGGCCATTGCCGCGTCGGTAGGCGCCCTGACGTTTGCCGCGACGCCGTTCGGCGGTGATGCGCCCGCTGGCGTGGCGCGCGCTGCGCCGGAGTTCCAGAGCATCGACACCTGGCTCAACTCGCCGCCGCTCCAGCTCGAAGCGTTGCGCGGCCAAGTGGTGCTGGTCGACTTCTGGACCTACACCTGCATCAACTGTCTCAATCATCTGCCGCACGTGAAGGAGTGGCACGAGAAGTACAAGGACAAGGGCCTGACCGTGGTGGGCGTGCACACGCCGGAGTTCGCGTTCGAGAAATCCACCAGGAACGTGAAGGACGCCATCCAGCGCCTGCAGATCAGGCACGCGGTGGCGCAGGACAACAGCTACGGCACCTGGAAGGCCTTCAACAACCAATACTGGCCCGCGGTGTACCTGATCGACAAAGCGGGACGCATCGCCTACTCGCACTTTGGCGAGGGCAGCTACGCCGCCACCGAGAAGAAGATCCAGGCGCTGCTCGCGCAGCCCTACCCCCCTGCCAACGCCGCTGCCACGGCGCCGAGCGGGAACCCGAAATGA
- a CDS encoding Flp family type IVb pilin, translating to MLRSITRFLRDEEGATAIEYGIIAGLISVVMITAITGNDGIGANLSTIWTNIKTAIAAA from the coding sequence ATGCTTCGCTCTATTACTCGTTTTCTGCGCGATGAAGAAGGTGCTACCGCAATTGAATATGGAATTATTGCGGGATTGATTTCGGTTGTGATGATTACGGCAATTACTGGTAACGACGGAATAGGCGCAAACCTGTCGACTATCTGGACCAACATCAAGACCGCTATCGCTGCTGCTTAA
- a CDS encoding 3-oxoacid CoA-transferase subunit B produces MTMSSTNYTRRTKDQLAARVAQDIFDGAVVNLGIGQPTLVANHLPKGREVILQSENGILGMGPAPEAGQEDYDLINAGKQPVTLLPGGSFFHHSDSFAMMRGGHLDICVLGAFQVSATGDLANWHTGEKDAIPAVGGAMDLAIGAKQTWVMMDLLTKQGVSKLVKECTYPLTGIGCVKRVYSDLATLECTPEGLKLVDLVEGLRLEELEKLVGLPIAA; encoded by the coding sequence ATGACCATGAGCAGCACCAACTACACACGTCGCACCAAGGACCAGCTCGCCGCCCGCGTGGCGCAGGACATCTTCGACGGCGCCGTCGTCAACCTCGGCATCGGCCAGCCCACGCTGGTGGCCAACCATCTGCCGAAGGGGCGCGAAGTCATCCTGCAGAGCGAGAACGGCATCCTCGGCATGGGCCCCGCACCAGAGGCCGGCCAAGAAGACTACGACCTCATCAACGCCGGCAAGCAACCCGTTACGCTGTTGCCGGGCGGCTCTTTCTTTCACCACTCCGACAGCTTCGCGATGATGCGCGGCGGGCACCTCGACATCTGCGTGCTCGGCGCGTTCCAGGTGTCGGCCACCGGTGACCTCGCCAACTGGCACACCGGCGAGAAAGACGCCATTCCTGCCGTCGGCGGCGCCATGGACCTTGCCATCGGCGCCAAGCAGACCTGGGTGATGATGGACTTGCTCACCAAGCAGGGCGTGAGCAAGCTGGTGAAGGAATGTACCTATCCGCTCACCGGCATCGGCTGCGTCAAGCGCGTGTACTCCGACCTCGCCACGCTCGAATGCACGCCCGAAGGCCTGAAGCTCGTCGACCTGGTCGAGGGCCTCCGCCTCGAGGAACTCGAGAAGCTCGTCGGCCTGCCGATCGCCGCCTGA
- a CDS encoding tetratricopeptide repeat protein gives MPKSPLPRARFSFSPTVRALLLATACGIALPAFAAAEHDEVDRLMQAGKLDEAMSRADAFLKDKPKDPQMRFLKGVIQLDTGKRAEAIAAFTQLTQDAPELPEPYNNLAVIYASQNQFDKARSALESAIRTNPSYATAQENLGDVYARLASQAYSKALQLDQNNTAVQPKLAVIRTLFTPAPVGGKSAAVALAAAPAAKTAAPAAAPTPAPAAKTTAAPTPAPVPVPAPAPTPAPVKAAAAPAPAAAPTPVPPAPPVVVAKAPEASMPSASTAAAAPAAAAAATPGSTAEVESAVRGWAAAWASQDMERYLGAYGPEFNPGGGQSRKSWEEERRARIVGKSSISVNLENLAINVNGQTATAKFRQIYRADNLNISSRKTLELQRSGNQWQIRKESVGG, from the coding sequence ATGCCCAAGAGCCCCCTGCCGCGCGCCCGTTTCAGCTTTTCCCCCACCGTGCGTGCCCTGCTCCTGGCCACCGCCTGCGGCATCGCACTGCCCGCGTTTGCCGCAGCGGAGCACGATGAGGTCGATCGGCTCATGCAGGCCGGCAAGCTCGACGAGGCCATGTCGCGCGCCGACGCCTTCCTGAAGGACAAGCCGAAGGATCCGCAGATGCGCTTCCTGAAGGGCGTGATCCAGCTGGATACCGGCAAGCGCGCCGAAGCCATCGCCGCATTCACGCAGTTGACGCAGGACGCGCCCGAACTACCCGAGCCGTACAACAACCTCGCGGTGATCTACGCGAGCCAGAACCAGTTCGACAAGGCGCGCAGCGCGCTCGAAAGCGCGATTCGCACCAACCCGAGCTATGCCACGGCGCAAGAGAACCTCGGCGACGTGTATGCGCGGCTGGCCAGCCAGGCCTATAGCAAGGCGCTGCAACTCGACCAGAACAACACGGCGGTGCAACCCAAGCTGGCGGTGATCCGCACCTTGTTCACCCCGGCACCGGTGGGCGGTAAATCTGCGGCGGTCGCGCTGGCGGCCGCGCCTGCCGCAAAGACTGCCGCGCCCGCTGCTGCGCCTACGCCTGCACCTGCCGCGAAGACAACTGCCGCCCCAACACCCGCGCCCGTCCCCGTGCCTGCACCTGCACCAACGCCAGCGCCCGTCAAGGCAGCAGCTGCACCCGCGCCGGCGGCAGCGCCGACGCCCGTGCCACCGGCACCGCCCGTGGTGGTGGCGAAGGCGCCCGAGGCTTCGATGCCATCCGCATCCACAGCTGCAGCCGCGCCGGCCGCGGCAGCGGCAGCAACGCCCGGTTCGACGGCCGAGGTGGAATCGGCCGTGCGCGGATGGGCCGCTGCCTGGGCGTCGCAGGACATGGAGCGCTACCTTGGCGCCTACGGCCCCGAGTTCAATCCCGGCGGCGGACAAAGCCGCAAGAGCTGGGAAGAAGAACGCCGCGCGCGGATCGTCGGCAAGTCGAGCATCAGCGTGAACCTCGAGAACCTGGCCATCAACGTCAACGGACAAACCGCGACCGCCAAGTTCCGCCAGATCTATCGCGCCGACAACCTCAACATCTCGAGCCGCAAGACACTGGAGCTGCAGCGCTCCGGCAACCAATGGCAAATTCGCAAGGAAAGCGTCGGGGGGTAG
- a CDS encoding murein L,D-transpeptidase family protein, with protein MLAALVAASVLLLAAPGSATASTKPGGTSTTKPKADGSRPAHQAAKEAKPRAKKAAAAGTANAARGSTPRKAAASSAALQEANGAEARLIAVYELFGRGQARPALAKARDLVRDYPNFQLAQLVYADLLATQVPPAHAFSDASGIARLRSDPAMAELREESQRRLQALRDRPPAGTVPSQFLALSTRSRYAIAVDASRSRLYLLENSDKGLQLVADYYVSVGKSGIGKVAEGDARTPLGVYYITSSLDPKSLRDFYGAGALPINYPNPYDVRRGKTGGGIWLHGTPPQQFARAPLASDGCVVMANPDLKQLLRKVQIGATPVVTARSLQWISQPQAQKEAQSFTSAIAAWKDARANGNEAQLKKFYLPEFQRNNNKKSLEGFSVLHDEVEYAQGKRVQFKDMSYLHWRDGDETMVATFGEVFEGEKSGRTRRQYWLRQGSEWKLFHEEILG; from the coding sequence ATGCTTGCGGCGCTCGTGGCGGCGTCGGTCCTCTTGCTGGCGGCGCCCGGCTCGGCCACCGCCTCCACCAAGCCAGGCGGCACCTCCACCACCAAGCCGAAGGCCGACGGCAGCCGACCGGCGCACCAGGCCGCCAAAGAAGCGAAACCGCGGGCGAAGAAGGCTGCCGCCGCAGGCACCGCAAACGCAGCCAGAGGATCCACGCCGCGCAAGGCGGCTGCATCTTCGGCCGCCCTTCAGGAAGCCAACGGCGCCGAGGCCCGCCTGATTGCCGTGTATGAACTGTTCGGCCGCGGCCAGGCGCGGCCCGCGCTCGCCAAGGCCCGCGACCTGGTGCGCGACTACCCCAACTTTCAGCTGGCCCAGCTGGTCTACGCCGACCTGCTTGCAACCCAGGTACCACCGGCCCATGCCTTCTCCGATGCCTCGGGCATCGCACGCCTGCGCAGCGATCCGGCCATGGCCGAACTGCGCGAAGAATCGCAGCGGCGCCTGCAGGCCCTGCGCGACAGGCCGCCGGCCGGCACCGTGCCTTCGCAGTTCCTGGCGCTGTCCACGCGCAGCCGTTATGCCATTGCGGTCGATGCCTCGCGCTCGCGGCTCTATCTGCTCGAGAACTCCGACAAGGGGCTGCAGCTGGTGGCCGATTACTACGTGTCGGTCGGCAAGTCGGGCATTGGCAAGGTCGCGGAAGGCGATGCGCGTACACCGCTGGGGGTCTACTACATCACCAGCAGCCTCGATCCGAAGTCGCTGCGCGACTTCTACGGCGCCGGTGCGCTTCCCATCAATTACCCCAACCCGTATGACGTGCGGCGCGGCAAGACCGGTGGAGGCATCTGGCTGCACGGCACCCCGCCCCAGCAGTTTGCGCGCGCACCGCTGGCGAGCGACGGTTGCGTCGTCATGGCCAACCCCGACCTGAAGCAGCTCCTGCGCAAGGTGCAGATCGGCGCCACGCCGGTGGTCACCGCCCGCAGCCTGCAATGGATCTCGCAGCCGCAGGCCCAAAAAGAAGCCCAGTCATTCACCAGTGCCATCGCGGCCTGGAAAGATGCACGGGCCAACGGCAATGAAGCGCAATTGAAGAAATTCTATTTGCCGGAATTCCAGCGCAACAACAACAAAAAATCCCTCGAAGGATTTTCAGTGCTCCACGACGAAGTGGAATACGCCCAAGGCAAGCGTGTCCAGTTCAAGGACATGTCATATCTGCACTGGCGCGACGGCGACGAAACCATGGTCGCCACCTTCGGAGAAGTCTTCGAAGGCGAAAAGAGCGGGCGCACCCGGCGCCAGTACTGGCTGCGCCAAGGCAGCGAGTGGAAGCTCTTTCACGAAGAAATCCTGGGCTGA